A genomic segment from Propioniciclava sp. MC1595 encodes:
- a CDS encoding CE1759 family FMN reductase, translating to MSHLLVISAGMGTPSSSRMLGDRLAEATVKAMTAGGTPATEVKVLELRDLAVDLATYYSSHVPTKTLQAAFDLVGTASGVIAVSPVLNAGVNGLFKLFFDLLDEGVLKGRPVLMAATGGTARHSLAIDQTMLPMFFYLKAAVAPTGVFATTEDWGSTESGLMRRVRRAGTQFAELIAKNPAADYADEFANVPDFSTLLNG from the coding sequence ATGTCCCACCTCCTCGTCATCAGCGCCGGCATGGGGACGCCGTCCAGCTCCCGCATGCTCGGCGACCGCCTCGCCGAGGCCACCGTCAAGGCCATGACCGCCGGCGGCACCCCGGCGACCGAGGTCAAGGTCCTCGAGCTGCGCGACCTCGCCGTCGACCTGGCCACCTACTACTCCTCGCACGTCCCGACCAAGACGCTGCAGGCGGCGTTCGACCTGGTCGGCACGGCGTCCGGCGTCATCGCGGTCAGCCCCGTGCTGAACGCGGGCGTGAACGGCCTGTTCAAGCTGTTCTTCGACCTGCTGGACGAGGGCGTGCTCAAGGGGCGTCCGGTGCTCATGGCCGCCACCGGCGGCACGGCCCGGCACAGCCTGGCGATCGACCAGACCATGCTGCCGATGTTCTTCTACCTCAAGGCCGCCGTCGCGCCGACCGGCGTGTTCGCCACGACCGAGGACTGGGGTTCGACCGAGTCCGGCCTCATGCGTCGCGTCCGGCGCGCCGGCACGCAGTTCGCCGAGCTCATCGCGAAGAACCCGGCCGCCGACTACGCTGACGAGTTCGCCAACGTCCCCGACTTCAGCACGCTGCTGAACGGCTGA
- a CDS encoding CE1758 family FMN-dependent luciferase-like monooxygenase, which produces MGLDFYAIGEHHNEPFFSSSPTTTLGYIAAQTDKILLSTATTLITTNDPVKIAEDFAMLQHLADGRVDIMLGRGNTGPVYPWFGKDIRAGVALAVENYALLRRLWTEDVVDWQGKHRTPLQGFTSTPRPLDGVAPFVWHGSIRTPEIAEQAAYYGDGFFHNNIFWNIEHTAQMVNLYRRRYEHYGHGQADQAIVGLGGQFFMRKNSQDAVNEFRPYFDVAPVYGHGPSMEDFTEVTPLTVGSPQQVLERYLGMVEHVGHYQRQGFLIDHAGLPLKTVLEQLDLLGEILPEMRKGYAEGRPAHIPEAPTHASLVEKARVAGTLTEHRTVGVDDVTGQSPYEAALKGAN; this is translated from the coding sequence GTGGGTCTCGACTTCTACGCCATCGGTGAGCACCACAACGAGCCGTTCTTCAGCAGCTCGCCCACGACGACGCTGGGCTACATCGCCGCGCAGACCGACAAGATCCTGCTGTCGACCGCGACCACGCTGATCACGACCAACGACCCGGTCAAGATCGCCGAGGACTTCGCGATGCTCCAGCACCTCGCCGACGGTCGCGTCGACATCATGCTCGGCCGCGGCAACACCGGCCCGGTCTACCCCTGGTTCGGCAAGGACATCCGCGCCGGTGTCGCGCTGGCCGTCGAGAACTACGCGCTGCTGCGTCGGCTGTGGACCGAGGACGTCGTCGACTGGCAGGGCAAGCACCGCACGCCGCTGCAGGGCTTCACCTCGACCCCGCGCCCGCTCGACGGCGTCGCGCCGTTCGTGTGGCACGGCTCGATCCGCACCCCCGAGATCGCCGAGCAGGCCGCCTACTACGGCGACGGCTTCTTCCACAACAACATCTTCTGGAACATCGAGCACACCGCCCAGATGGTCAACCTGTACCGCCGCCGCTACGAGCACTACGGCCACGGCCAGGCGGACCAGGCGATCGTCGGCCTCGGTGGCCAGTTCTTCATGCGCAAGAACAGCCAGGACGCCGTGAACGAGTTCCGCCCCTACTTCGACGTCGCCCCGGTCTACGGCCACGGCCCGTCGATGGAGGACTTCACCGAGGTGACCCCGCTGACCGTGGGCTCGCCGCAGCAGGTGCTGGAGCGTTACCTCGGCATGGTCGAGCACGTCGGCCACTACCAGCGCCAGGGCTTCCTCATCGACCACGCCGGGCTGCCGCTCAAGACCGTCCTCGAGCAGCTCGACCTGCTCGGCGAGATCCTGCCCGAGATGCGCAAGGGCTACGCCGAGGGCCGCCCCGCGCACATCCCGGAGGCGCCGACCCACGCGTCGCTGGTCGAGAAGGCCCGCGTCGCCGGCACGCTGACCGAGCACCGCACCGTGGGCGTCGACGACGTCACGGGCCAGTCGCCCTACGAGGCCGCCCTGAAGGGAGCCAACTGA
- a CDS encoding IS5 family transposase, whose product MTRSPQFSDEMWARIEPLMPRGGAKGGRPWNDHRRTVEGICWRLRTARSCGPTSTLPAPEKGDPPNYKNPRAEPADHALGHSRGGWTTKSHALVDASGHLCSLVVTPGQAGENPRLLDVIDLAPHRVVRVVADKAYSHPSTRTELRRRRIKVTIPERSDQIARRKAKGSRGGRPPAFDPTIYKGRNVVERFFNRIKEFRAIATRYDKLARNYRAGLVLASTIICLRDQLRDTP is encoded by the coding sequence GTGACCAGGAGTCCTCAGTTCAGTGACGAGATGTGGGCGCGGATTGAGCCGTTGATGCCGCGTGGGGGCGCGAAGGGCGGCCGTCCGTGGAATGACCACCGGCGGACGGTGGAGGGCATCTGTTGGCGGTTGCGGACGGCACGATCGTGCGGGCCCACAAGCACGCTGCCGGCGCCCGAAAAGGGGGATCCACCGAACTACAAGAATCCTCGGGCCGAACCAGCTGATCACGCCTTGGGGCACTCCCGTGGCGGGTGGACGACGAAGTCCCACGCCCTGGTCGACGCCTCCGGTCACCTGTGCTCGCTGGTGGTCACCCCGGGTCAGGCCGGTGAGAACCCCCGCCTGTTGGATGTGATCGATCTTGCCCCTCACCGGGTTGTCCGGGTGGTCGCGGACAAGGCCTACTCCCATCCCTCGACCCGAACCGAGCTCCGGCGGCGAAGGATCAAGGTGACCATCCCCGAACGCTCCGACCAGATCGCCCGTCGCAAGGCCAAGGGCAGCCGCGGCGGTCGCCCACCTGCCTTCGATCCCACCATCTACAAGGGCAGGAACGTGGTGGAACGCTTCTTCAACCGGATCAAGGAGTTCCGCGCCATCGCCACCCGCTACGACAAACTCGCTCGCAACTACCGCGCCGGCCTCGTCCTGGCCAGCACCATCATCTGCCTACGAGACCAGTTACGCGACACGCCCTAG
- a CDS encoding thymidine phosphorylase, whose protein sequence is MVERFDAVDVIRTKRDGGVLSDEQIDWVVDAYTRGVVADEQMSALAMAIFLNGMQRGEIVRWTDAMINSGERLDFSVLGATADKHSTGGVGDKITLPLVPLVAAFGVRVPQLSGRGLGHTGGTLDKMESIPGWRASLSNDEMMTILRDVGGVICAAGSGLAPADKKLYALRDTTATVEAIPLIASSIMSKKIAEGTGALVLDVKTGAGAFMRDEAQARELARTMVDLGTDAGLTTVALLTDMSTPLGLTVGNALEVRESVEVLAGGGPADIIELTVALAREMLAAAGQPDADVEAALADGRAMDVWRRMVAAQGGDPDAPLPVAEHTEVVTAERDGVMESMDAMGIAVAAWRLGAGRARKEDPVDFAAGIELHAKPGDAVKAGQPVLTLHTSEPAKFERAHEALEGGITWAPEGTAPSPRRPIVIDRIA, encoded by the coding sequence ATGGTTGAGCGCTTCGATGCGGTTGATGTCATCCGGACCAAGCGGGACGGCGGCGTGCTGTCCGACGAGCAGATCGACTGGGTGGTGGACGCCTACACCCGCGGGGTCGTCGCCGACGAGCAGATGTCGGCCTTGGCGATGGCGATCTTCCTCAACGGGATGCAGCGCGGCGAGATCGTACGCTGGACCGACGCGATGATCAACTCCGGCGAGCGCCTCGACTTCAGCGTGCTCGGCGCCACCGCCGACAAGCACTCCACGGGCGGGGTCGGTGACAAGATCACCCTGCCGCTGGTGCCGCTGGTCGCCGCGTTCGGGGTACGCGTGCCGCAGTTGTCGGGCCGCGGACTGGGCCACACGGGCGGGACGCTCGACAAGATGGAGTCGATCCCCGGCTGGCGGGCGTCGCTGTCCAACGACGAGATGATGACGATCCTGCGCGACGTCGGCGGCGTGATCTGCGCGGCGGGCTCGGGCCTGGCGCCGGCCGACAAGAAGCTCTACGCGCTGCGCGACACGACGGCGACGGTCGAGGCGATCCCCCTGATCGCGAGCTCGATCATGAGCAAGAAGATCGCCGAGGGCACCGGGGCGCTCGTGCTCGACGTGAAGACCGGCGCCGGCGCGTTCATGCGCGACGAGGCCCAGGCCCGCGAGCTGGCCCGCACGATGGTCGACCTCGGCACCGACGCGGGGCTCACCACGGTCGCCCTGCTCACCGACATGTCGACGCCCTTGGGGCTGACGGTCGGCAACGCCCTCGAGGTGCGCGAGTCGGTCGAGGTGCTCGCCGGCGGCGGCCCCGCCGACATCATCGAGCTCACCGTCGCGCTGGCCCGCGAGATGCTCGCCGCCGCCGGGCAGCCGGACGCCGACGTCGAGGCCGCCCTGGCCGACGGCCGCGCGATGGACGTCTGGCGCCGCATGGTCGCCGCCCAGGGGGGCGACCCCGACGCCCCGCTGCCGGTCGCCGAGCACACCGAGGTCGTCACCGCCGAGCGCGACGGCGTCATGGAGTCGATGGACGCCATGGGCATCGCCGTCGCCGCCTGGCGCCTCGGTGCGGGCCGCGCCCGCAAGGAGGACCCGGTCGACTTCGCCGCTGGCATCGAGCTGCACGCCAAGCCCGGGGACGCCGTGAAGGCCGGCCAGCCGGTCCTGACGCTGCACACCTCCGAGCCCGCCAAGTTCGAGCGCGCCCACGAGGCGCTCGAGGGCGGGATCACCTGGGCCCCGGAGGGCACCGCGCCGAGCCCGCGGCGTCCGATCGTGATCGACCGGATCGCCTAG
- a CDS encoding pirin family protein, with amino-acid sequence MSNTETAPDVRVCEHGDRQPPTQVDTYPPKDVPLGGEDALRVRRTLPNMSRSFVGAWCFIDHYGPEEGACMDVPPHPHTSLQTVSWLFSGEIEHRDSGGVHAMVRPGEVNLMTSGYGIAHSEVSTHSRAALHGVQLWVVLPEESADLTREFQHFVPDVDAPAPGVRARTFIGRLGDQPSPIHTETPLLGSEIVLEPGATWETAVDPGFEHGILIDTGYVDFDGVRLDNAVLGVRDAGLDHLRLHNPTDAPARLMLLGGEPFDEGIVMWWNFIGRSHDDILRLRTEWNDAPEDRFGRVAGYRGPTDRLKAPTLPADLRLKRRFRRGREN; translated from the coding sequence ATGAGCAACACCGAGACCGCCCCGGACGTCCGCGTCTGCGAGCACGGCGACCGGCAGCCGCCCACGCAGGTCGACACCTACCCGCCCAAGGACGTGCCCCTCGGCGGCGAGGACGCCCTCCGCGTGCGCCGCACCCTTCCGAACATGAGCCGGTCGTTCGTCGGCGCGTGGTGCTTCATCGACCACTACGGCCCCGAGGAGGGGGCGTGCATGGACGTGCCCCCGCACCCGCACACATCGCTGCAGACGGTGTCGTGGCTGTTCAGCGGCGAGATCGAGCACCGCGACTCCGGCGGCGTGCACGCGATGGTGCGCCCGGGCGAGGTCAACCTGATGACGTCCGGCTACGGCATCGCCCACTCCGAGGTCTCGACCCACAGCCGGGCCGCGCTGCACGGCGTCCAGCTCTGGGTCGTGCTGCCCGAGGAGTCGGCCGACCTCACGCGCGAGTTCCAGCACTTCGTGCCCGACGTGGACGCCCCGGCCCCCGGAGTCCGCGCGCGCACCTTCATCGGACGCCTCGGCGACCAGCCGTCGCCCATCCACACCGAGACGCCCCTGCTCGGCTCGGAGATCGTCCTCGAGCCCGGCGCCACGTGGGAGACCGCCGTCGACCCCGGCTTCGAGCACGGCATCCTGATCGACACCGGGTATGTCGACTTCGACGGGGTCCGGCTCGACAACGCGGTGCTCGGCGTCCGCGACGCGGGCCTCGACCACCTGCGCCTGCACAACCCGACGGACGCCCCCGCGCGCCTCATGTTGTTGGGCGGGGAGCCGTTCGACGAGGGCATCGTCATGTGGTGGAACTTCATCGGCCGCAGCCACGACGACATCCTGCGCCTGCGCACGGAGTGGAACGACGCCCCCGAGGACCGCTTCGGCCGCGTCGCCGGCTACCGGGGCCCGACCGACCGGCTCAAGGCCCCGACGCTGCCGGCCGACCTACGGCTCAAGCGGCGGTTCCGGCGGGGCCGCGAAAACTGA
- a CDS encoding ATP-dependent DNA ligase, which produces MLLDELAATSEQVAATRSRREKVALLADALRRAGADEAEVAATYLGGSIRQRRTGVGWRSLGTLPAPASAPTLTLPEVDAALEHLTTLSGPGSQGARQTALDALLGRATAREQQYLAGLLTGEIRQGALAGLLVDAVAAAAGVSSTVVRRAAMLAGSAPAIAGTALTEGAAGLSAVTVRVFTPVQPMLAASAPSVAEALDKAGPGRPVAIEAKLDGIRIQAHKRGDEVRLYTRSLDEVTDRLPEVARAVRRIDAETLIVDGEALALDASGRPRLFQDTASAAGGLVPFFFDVLFIDGEPLLDLPLVDRIDRLGEVAPVELMVQRTITPFPQVAEAFTEHVLAQGQEGVVVKSLDAPYEAGRRGSGWVKVKPVHTLDLVVLAVEWGSGRRRGWLSNIHLGARNADGTFTMLGKTFKGMTDEMLRWQTERFLALETHREGHVVHVRPEQVVEIAFDGLQRSTRYPGGLALRFARVVGYRDDKTAAEADTLETVRALARG; this is translated from the coding sequence GTGCTCCTCGACGAACTGGCCGCGACATCTGAGCAGGTCGCGGCCACCCGCTCGCGCAGGGAGAAGGTCGCCCTCCTGGCCGACGCGCTGCGCCGGGCCGGGGCCGACGAGGCCGAGGTCGCCGCGACGTACCTCGGCGGCTCGATCCGCCAGCGCCGCACCGGCGTGGGCTGGCGGTCGCTGGGCACCCTGCCCGCCCCGGCGTCCGCGCCGACGCTGACCCTGCCCGAGGTCGACGCCGCGCTGGAGCACCTCACCACCCTGTCCGGGCCGGGGTCGCAGGGCGCCCGCCAGACCGCCCTCGACGCGCTGCTCGGCCGGGCGACCGCCCGCGAGCAGCAGTACCTGGCGGGGTTGCTGACCGGCGAGATCCGCCAGGGCGCGCTGGCCGGCCTGCTGGTCGACGCCGTCGCCGCGGCGGCCGGGGTCTCGTCGACCGTGGTGCGCCGCGCCGCGATGCTGGCGGGCTCCGCACCGGCGATCGCCGGCACCGCCCTCACCGAGGGTGCGGCGGGGCTTTCCGCGGTGACGGTCCGGGTCTTCACACCGGTGCAACCGATGCTGGCGGCGTCCGCGCCGTCGGTGGCCGAGGCGCTGGACAAGGCGGGCCCGGGGCGTCCGGTCGCCATCGAGGCCAAGCTCGACGGGATCCGGATCCAGGCCCACAAGCGCGGCGACGAGGTGCGGCTGTACACGCGCTCGCTCGACGAGGTCACCGACCGGCTGCCCGAGGTCGCCCGGGCCGTGCGCCGGATCGACGCCGAGACCCTCATCGTCGACGGCGAGGCCCTCGCGCTCGACGCGTCCGGGCGGCCACGGCTGTTCCAGGACACGGCCTCCGCGGCGGGCGGCCTGGTGCCGTTCTTCTTCGACGTCCTGTTCATCGACGGCGAGCCGTTGCTCGACCTGCCGCTGGTCGACCGCATCGACCGGCTCGGCGAGGTGGCCCCGGTCGAACTGATGGTGCAGCGCACGATCACGCCGTTCCCGCAGGTCGCCGAGGCGTTCACCGAGCACGTGCTCGCGCAGGGCCAGGAGGGCGTCGTGGTGAAGTCGCTCGACGCCCCCTACGAGGCCGGACGCCGCGGGTCCGGGTGGGTGAAGGTCAAGCCGGTCCACACGCTCGACCTGGTCGTCCTGGCCGTCGAGTGGGGGTCCGGACGCCGCCGCGGGTGGCTGTCGAACATCCACCTGGGCGCGCGCAACGCCGACGGCACCTTCACGATGCTGGGCAAGACCTTCAAGGGGATGACCGACGAGATGCTGCGCTGGCAGACCGAGCGGTTCCTCGCCCTCGAGACCCACCGCGAGGGTCACGTCGTGCACGTGCGCCCCGAGCAGGTGGTCGAGATCGCCTTCGACGGGCTGCAGCGCTCCACCCGGTACCCGGGCGGCCTGGCCCTGCGGTTCGCGCGGGTGGTCGGCTACCGCGACGACAAGACCGCCGCCGAGGCGGACACGCTCGAGACGGTGCGGGCACTGGCCCGTGGCTGA
- a CDS encoding M23 family metallopeptidase: MTSPACSTARRGRATTALAAGALSIALLLGIAPSAPADTLTDRQAQLAGQIDQKRQEIHEHTGELAEATAALEASQQRLADARAALEATRAELAGARALDAQLAADLDRERTALRRAKAATAQARTRVREQQRRISDAAREAYQKQGNLTGIAVVLGGRNPAEIGQRLQWDTTIFDTSAQRMAELRVLEDRLAEAEATQSEIEARVAADKRSSEANVARIAELEADAVRQEAAVAALVVQDEQARAAAQQALDADNAEYQALLDEEKKVQGEIAARVADQLSRGASRGDIAKLVAMGVVSHDPKTYPLANSGPQMILSPQGFIRPLLARPGSPFGPRFHPILKYWRPHNGNDWGAACGVPLYAAQSGTVVKAGWQGGFGNYVIIDHGVIGGKSVMTGYAHQQKMVVRAGQRVEMGQQIGYVGTTGLSTGCHLHLQVYENGTPVDPMRYIP, from the coding sequence GTGACTTCCCCCGCCTGCTCGACGGCCCGCCGGGGACGCGCAACGACTGCGCTCGCCGCCGGGGCCCTCAGCATCGCCCTCCTCCTGGGCATCGCGCCGTCGGCGCCGGCCGACACCCTGACCGATCGGCAGGCCCAGCTGGCCGGCCAGATCGACCAGAAGCGCCAGGAGATCCACGAGCACACCGGTGAGCTCGCCGAGGCCACCGCCGCGCTGGAGGCGTCCCAGCAGCGGCTCGCCGACGCCCGTGCGGCGCTTGAGGCGACCCGCGCGGAGCTGGCCGGGGCCCGCGCGCTGGACGCCCAGCTGGCCGCCGACCTCGACCGTGAGCGCACGGCCCTGCGCCGGGCGAAGGCCGCCACCGCGCAGGCCCGCACCCGCGTGCGCGAGCAGCAGCGCCGGATCAGCGACGCCGCCCGCGAGGCGTACCAGAAGCAGGGCAACCTCACCGGCATCGCCGTGGTCCTCGGTGGGCGCAACCCCGCCGAGATCGGCCAGCGGCTGCAGTGGGACACCACCATCTTCGACACCAGCGCCCAGCGCATGGCCGAACTGCGCGTCCTCGAGGACCGACTCGCCGAGGCCGAGGCCACACAGTCCGAGATCGAGGCCCGCGTCGCCGCCGACAAGCGCAGCAGTGAGGCCAACGTCGCCCGGATCGCGGAGCTCGAGGCGGACGCCGTCCGGCAGGAGGCCGCCGTCGCCGCGCTCGTCGTGCAGGACGAGCAGGCCCGCGCCGCCGCCCAGCAGGCGCTGGACGCCGACAACGCCGAGTACCAGGCGCTGCTGGACGAGGAGAAGAAGGTCCAGGGCGAGATCGCGGCCCGGGTGGCCGACCAGCTGTCGCGCGGGGCGTCCCGTGGGGACATCGCCAAGCTCGTCGCGATGGGCGTGGTCTCGCACGACCCGAAGACCTACCCGCTGGCCAACTCCGGGCCGCAGATGATCCTCAGCCCACAGGGCTTCATCCGCCCGCTGCTGGCCCGACCGGGCTCGCCGTTCGGCCCGCGGTTCCACCCGATCCTGAAGTACTGGCGCCCGCACAACGGCAACGACTGGGGCGCCGCCTGCGGCGTGCCGCTGTACGCGGCGCAGTCGGGCACCGTGGTGAAGGCCGGCTGGCAGGGCGGCTTCGGCAACTACGTGATCATCGACCACGGCGTCATCGGCGGGAAGTCGGTCATGACCGGTTATGCCCACCAGCAGAAGATGGTCGTGCGCGCCGGCCAGCGCGTCGAGATGGGCCAGCAGATCGGCTACGTCGGCACGACCGGCCTCTCCACCGGCTGCCACCTGCACCTGCAGGTCTACGAGAACGGCACGCCGGTCGACCCGATGCGCTACATCCCCTGA
- a CDS encoding ATP-dependent DNA helicase RecQ: MAHSTTPALADDALAVLRDLTGRPDATFHPGQFEAIEALVARHERALVVQRTGWGKSAVYFIAALLQRRAGSGPALIVSPLLALMRDQVAAAERAGVRAAAINSANVTEWRAIEQHLADDDVDVLFVSPERLVNPRFRAEQLPTLVERCGLLVIDEAHCISDWGHDFRPDYRRIRDLITELPAGVPVLATTATANERVVADVAEQMAAGGHEVLTLRGALARESLRLGVLELGTPARRLAWLAEHLDALPGSGIVYCLTVSAAEDAAALLAKAGHRVLPYTGRTDAAEREAAEEALKRNEVKALVATSALGMGFDKPDLGFVVHLGAPSSPVAYYQQVGRAGRATPSADVLLLPGVEDRDIWHWFATNAMPTQAKADAVLGALAEADRPLSLAALEARVDIRRGPLELLLKVLAVDGAVEAVQGGWVGTGRPWTYDAERYERVAAARVAEQEAMLAYQRLGTDRAAPGEQCRMAFLTAELDDPHAAPCGRCDTCAGPWYPTDVTVPVLESARETLEHVGVPVAPRALWPTGLDTLGVLADGEPLKGKIPPGEQVAEGRVVARLTDLGWGGRLRELFASDAEGNPVDAEVPPELGRAVLRVLAGWEWEQRPVAVAWVPSLGRPRLVDTLATGVASAGRLELLGPLELSPTAEPLRGSTNSAYRVRDLWGRFSVPPTMAERLASLEGPVLLVDDLVDSRWTMTVAGRLLRQAGADSVLPLALASVG, encoded by the coding sequence ATGGCCCACTCCACGACGCCCGCCCTCGCCGACGACGCGCTGGCGGTGCTGCGCGACCTGACCGGGCGTCCCGACGCCACCTTCCACCCGGGCCAGTTCGAGGCCATCGAGGCCCTCGTCGCCCGGCACGAGCGCGCGCTGGTGGTGCAGCGCACCGGGTGGGGCAAGTCGGCGGTCTACTTCATCGCGGCGCTGCTGCAGCGCCGGGCGGGGTCCGGGCCGGCGCTGATCGTGTCCCCCCTGCTGGCCCTGATGCGCGACCAGGTGGCTGCGGCCGAGCGGGCCGGCGTCCGGGCAGCGGCGATCAACTCGGCCAACGTCACCGAGTGGAGGGCGATCGAGCAGCACCTGGCCGACGACGACGTCGACGTCCTGTTCGTCTCCCCCGAGCGACTGGTCAACCCGCGCTTCCGCGCCGAGCAGCTGCCGACGCTGGTCGAGCGGTGCGGGCTGCTGGTCATCGACGAGGCCCACTGCATCAGCGACTGGGGCCACGACTTCCGGCCCGACTACCGGCGCATCCGCGACCTGATCACCGAGCTGCCGGCCGGCGTCCCGGTGCTGGCCACCACCGCGACCGCGAACGAGCGGGTGGTGGCCGACGTGGCCGAGCAGATGGCCGCCGGCGGCCACGAGGTGCTCACGCTGCGCGGCGCGCTGGCGCGGGAGTCGCTGCGCCTGGGCGTGCTCGAGCTCGGCACCCCCGCCCGCCGGCTGGCGTGGCTGGCCGAGCACCTCGACGCGCTGCCGGGCAGCGGCATCGTCTACTGCCTGACGGTCTCGGCCGCCGAGGACGCGGCCGCCCTGCTCGCGAAGGCGGGCCACCGGGTGCTGCCCTACACGGGCCGCACCGACGCCGCCGAACGCGAGGCGGCCGAGGAGGCGCTCAAGCGCAACGAGGTGAAGGCGCTGGTGGCCACCTCAGCCCTCGGCATGGGCTTCGACAAGCCCGACCTCGGCTTCGTGGTCCACCTGGGCGCCCCCAGCTCGCCGGTCGCCTACTACCAGCAGGTCGGCCGCGCGGGCCGAGCGACGCCGAGCGCCGACGTCCTGTTGCTGCCCGGGGTGGAGGATCGCGACATCTGGCACTGGTTCGCCACCAACGCCATGCCGACCCAAGCCAAGGCCGACGCCGTGCTCGGCGCGCTGGCCGAGGCCGACCGGCCGTTGTCGCTCGCCGCCCTCGAGGCCCGCGTCGACATCCGCCGGGGGCCGCTGGAGCTGCTGCTCAAGGTGCTCGCGGTCGACGGCGCCGTCGAGGCCGTGCAGGGCGGCTGGGTCGGCACGGGGCGACCGTGGACGTACGACGCCGAGCGCTACGAGCGCGTCGCCGCCGCGCGGGTCGCCGAGCAGGAGGCGATGCTCGCCTACCAGCGACTGGGGACGGACCGTGCCGCACCGGGCGAGCAGTGCCGGATGGCGTTCCTCACCGCCGAGCTCGACGACCCGCACGCCGCCCCGTGCGGGCGCTGCGACACCTGCGCCGGGCCCTGGTACCCCACCGACGTGACGGTGCCGGTGCTGGAGAGCGCGCGCGAGACGCTCGAGCACGTCGGCGTCCCGGTCGCACCGCGGGCGCTGTGGCCGACGGGGCTCGACACGCTCGGGGTGCTGGCCGACGGCGAGCCGCTCAAGGGCAAGATCCCGCCCGGCGAGCAGGTCGCCGAGGGCCGGGTGGTGGCCCGCCTCACCGACCTGGGCTGGGGTGGCCGGCTGCGCGAGCTGTTCGCGTCCGACGCCGAGGGCAACCCGGTCGACGCCGAGGTGCCGCCCGAGCTGGGGCGCGCGGTGCTGCGCGTGCTGGCCGGCTGGGAGTGGGAGCAGCGCCCGGTGGCGGTGGCGTGGGTGCCGAGCCTGGGGCGTCCGCGGCTGGTGGACACGCTGGCCACCGGCGTCGCGTCGGCCGGGCGGCTCGAGTTGCTCGGTCCGCTGGAACTCTCCCCCACGGCCGAACCGCTGCGGGGCTCGACGAACTCCGCCTACCGGGTGCGCGACCTCTGGGGCCGGTTCAGCGTGCCGCCGACGATGGCCGAACGCCTCGCCTCGCTCGAGGGGCCGGTGCTGCTGGTCGACGACCTCGTCGACTCGCGCTGGACCATGACGGTGGCCGGGCGGCTCCTGCGGCAGGCGGGGGCGGACTCCGTCCTCCCGCTGGCGCTGGCCAGCGTCGGCTGA
- a CDS encoding NADPH-dependent FMN reductase, with the protein MPATVSRPPDSFCTRSPVGASIAPLDCGWATLEFFEIGIADLPLYNRDLDANYPPEAIALKDAIHSAHAILFVTPEYNRSIPGALKNAIDWASRPWGQNAFVNLPAAVIGASPGNLGTALAQHSLRAVLSFLNTRQMTSPEAYVTFDPADFGPDGQVSDRTRDFLTGFVTEFRDHIERVLTVLPRL; encoded by the coding sequence ATGCCCGCCACTGTGTCACGGCCGCCCGACAGTTTCTGCACGCGTTCCCCTGTCGGGGCGTCGATCGCTCCCCTGGATTGCGGGTGGGCGACCCTCGAGTTCTTCGAGATCGGCATCGCCGATCTCCCGCTCTACAACCGCGACCTCGACGCGAACTACCCGCCCGAGGCCATCGCGCTGAAGGACGCCATCCACAGCGCGCACGCGATCCTCTTCGTGACCCCCGAGTACAACCGCTCCATCCCGGGTGCACTGAAGAACGCCATCGACTGGGCGTCGCGCCCGTGGGGCCAGAACGCCTTCGTGAACCTGCCGGCCGCCGTCATCGGCGCGTCCCCGGGCAACCTGGGCACCGCCCTGGCCCAGCACAGCCTCCGCGCGGTGCTGAGCTTCCTCAACACCCGCCAGATGACCTCGCCGGAGGCCTATGTCACCTTCGACCCGGCCGACTTCGGGCCCGACGGGCAGGTGAGCGACCGCACCCGCGACTTCCTGACCGGCTTCGTCACCGAGTTCCGCGACCACATCGAGCGCGTGCTGACGGTCCTGCCGCGGCTCTGA